A region from the Falco rusticolus isolate bFalRus1 chromosome 4, bFalRus1.pri, whole genome shotgun sequence genome encodes:
- the TMEM204 gene encoding transmembrane protein 204, whose protein sequence is MTVQKLVATAVLVALVSLILNNAAAFTPNWVYQTLEDGRKRSVGLWKMCWLAEKSRGGASTSARHGQGEERECEALGWGSESAGFQESRSTVKLQFDMMRACNLIATVALTAGQLIFVLGLMELPIISQDTQWWEEAIAAVFQLASFVLVIGLVTFYRIGPYTNLSWSCYLNIGACLLATLAAAILIWNILHRREDCMAPRVIVISRTLTARFRRGLENDYVESPC, encoded by the exons ATGACTGTCCAGAAACTGGTAGCCACAGCTGTGTTGGTAGCCCTGGTCTCGCTTATTCTTAACAATGCAGCTGCCTTTACTCCCAACTGGGTATACCAGACCCTGGAGGATGGGCGTAAACGTAGCGTGGGGCTCTGGAAGAtgtgctggctggcagagaagagcagaggaggTGCAAGCACAAGTGCCAGGCATGGGCAAGGGGAGGAGCGCGAGTGTGAAGCCCTGGGCTGGGGTTCTGAGTCAGCTGGGTTCCAGGAGTCACGCAGCACTGTCAAAT TGCAGTTTGACATGATGCGTGCTTGTAACCTCATCGCCACTGTTGCTCTGACTGCTGGCCAGCTCATCTTCGTCCTGGGCCTGATGGAGCTACCTATCATTTCTCAGGATACCCAGTGGTGGGAGGAGGCCATAGCTGCTGTGTTCCAACTTGCTA GTTTTGTTCTGGTTATCGGATTGGTGACTTTCTACCGCATCGGACCCTACACCAACCTCTCTTGGTCTTGCTATCTGAACATTGGAGCCTGTCTTTTGGCCACACTGGCAGCTGCCATTCTCATATGGAACATCCTTCATAGGCGTGAGGACTGCATGGCACCCCGGGTCATTGTCATCAGTCGTACCCTGACTGCTCGGTTTCGCCGTGGCCTGGAAAACGACTATGTTGAGTCACCGTGCTGA